From a single Phalacrocorax aristotelis chromosome 1, bGulAri2.1, whole genome shotgun sequence genomic region:
- the UNC50 gene encoding protein unc-50 homolog — protein sequence MLPTTSVNSRSQGNGALSPRDAARHTAGAKRYKYLRRLFHFRQMDFEFALWQMLYLFTSPQRVYRNFHYRKQTKDQWARDDPAFLVLLSIWLCVSTVGFGFVLDMGFFETIKLLLWVVFIDCVGVGLLIATLMWFISNKYLVKQQNRDYDVEWGYAFDVHLNAFYPLLVILHFIQLFFINYVIISDSVIGYFVGNTLWLIAIGYYIYVTFLGYSALPFLKNTAILLYPFALLTMLYLISLACGWNFTKMLCSFYKYRVK from the exons ATGCTGCCAACCACCTCAGTTAATTCTCGGAGCCAGGGCAATGGCGCGCTGAGCCCCAGAGATGCTGCGAGGCACACAGCCGGAGCAAAACGCTACAAGTACCTGCGGAGGCTCTTCCACTTCCGACAGATGGACTTTGAGTTTGCTCTTTGGCAGATGCTTTACCTGTTTACTTCGCCACAGAGGGTTTATAGGAACTTTCactacagaaaacagacaaaggACCAATGGGCAAGAGATGATCCTGCTTTCTTAGTACTTCTCAGTATCTGGCTCTGTG tgtCTACTGTAGgatttggatttgtgctggacatggggttttttgaaacaataaagctgctgctttgggtTGTCTTCATAGACTGCGTAGGCGTTGGCCTCCTGATTGCAACTCTAATGTG GTTCATTTCTAATAAGTACTTGGTGAAGCAGCAGAACAGGGACTATGATGTGGAGTGGGGCTACGCCTTTGATGTTCATCTGAATGCCTTCTATCCGCTTCTGGTCATCTTGCATTTTATCCAGCTGTTTTTCATCAACT atgtcATCATATCTGATTCTGTCATTGGGTATTTTGTTGGGAATACATTATGGCTGATTGCGATCGGCTATTACATCTACGTGACATTCCTCGGATACAGTG CATTGCCGTTTTTGAAGAACACAGCTATTCTTTTGTATCCATTTGCACTTCTCACCATGCTCTATTTGATCTCATTAGCATGTGGATGGAACTTTACCAAGATGCTTTGTTCCTTTTATAAATACAGAGTGAAATAA
- the COA5 gene encoding cytochrome c oxidase assembly factor 5 encodes MPKYYEDKEEDGRACGGVREDLRQCLLESPCVLQENKSPKQCLREGHCRSLQMTFFACKRSMLDTRARFRGRKGY; translated from the exons ATGCCCAAGTACTACGAGGATAAGGAGGAGGACGGGCGGGCCTGCGGGGGGGTGAGGGAGGACCTGCGGCAGTGCCTGCTGGAGAGCCCCTGCGTCCTGCAG GAAAACAAAAGTCCTAAACAATGTTTGAGGGAAGGACACTGTAGGAGTTTGCAAATGACGTTTTTTGCATGCAAAAGATCAATG TTGGATACCAGGGCAAGattcagaggaaggaagggataCTGA